A stretch of DNA from Acidimicrobiales bacterium:
TACCTGCGCCCCGAAGACGTGGTCGCCTACCTCGAACGGCTGGCCCGGTGGATGACGCCCGACGGGTATCTGTTCCTCGGCTACAGCGAGTCGCTGTGGCAGGTGACCGACGCCTTCAAGCTGGTGCGCCTCGGTGGGTCGTTCGCCTACCGGCCCGGGGGCGCGGTGGCGCCGTCGGCGCCCGCCGCCCCTGCCCCCAAACGGGCGGCAACCCCCACGCCCGCGCCTACGCCGACGCCACGCCCGCGTCCGCCGCGGGCCGCTCGCCCGGAGCCCACGCCCCTGCCCGACGTGGTGGCGTTGTTGGCCGAAGGCGAAGCGGCTTCGGCGGCAGGCGACCCTGAAGCCGCAGTGGTGGCGTTCCGCAAAGCGGCCTTTCTGGAGCCCGACTCCCCTGTCGCCCACTTCCACCTGGCGGTGGCCCTGGAAGAGGCCGGGCACGCCGCCGCCGCCCGCCGCGCCTACGCCGCGACCCAGGCCGCCATCGAGCGAGCCGACGTTGCCGTGGTCGAGGCGGCGCTCGAGGGCTACCGCTTGGACGAGCTTGTCACCCTTCTGGATGACAAGCTTCACCCGTCATGAGACAACTCGTTCGGTTCCGCACCAGTGCGGGGAGTTATGCGGTGCCGGTCGAGCACGCCCGGGAAGTCCGCTCGGGCGACGGCCTGCGGCCGCTCCCCTCGCCCCGCGCCGGCGTGGCGGGAGTCGTCTCGCGGGGCGACGATGCCGTGCCCGTCCTCGACAGCCTGGGCGGGGGAGGCGGCCACATCCTCATGCTGGAAGCGGGCAATAACGTGTTCGGGCTGTTGGTCGAGCAGGTGACGGGGGTGGAGTCGTTCGGCGACGACGCCGTGGCGCCGCCGCCGCCTGGCCAGGACGATGCAGTCATCGCGGGAGTCGTACAGGAGGGGGATGTCATGGTGCTGGTCGTCGACGTACCGGTGCTCGCCCAAAGCCTGCGGTCGTGAAACGCGGCCTCGTCTTGGTAGCCGAGGACTCGGCGGTGGTGCGCGCCGTGGTCCGCCGACAGTTGGAGGCGCACGGGTTCCGGGTGCTGGAGGCGGTCGACGGCGAGGAAGCGCTGTGCGTTGCCCGTAAGGAGCATCCCGACGTGGTGCTGCTCGACATCGAGATGCCCAAGCTCGATGGCTGGGGCGTGCTGGCCCAACTCAAGGACGACCGGGAACTGTGCAACACCCCGGTGGTGTTCGTGACCGGTCGCACCGCCACCGACGAGGTCGTCGAGGGGTTGCGCATGGGCGCTCACGACTACCTGCGCAAGCCGTTCGACGACGCCGAGCTGCTGGCTCGGGTGACCGCCGCAGCCCGGGTCAAGGCGCTGCACGACGAATTGGCCGACCGGGCGCTCGAGTACGACCGGGTGTCGCGGCTCGACTCGCTCACTGCGCT
This window harbors:
- a CDS encoding chemotaxis protein CheW codes for the protein MRQLVRFRTSAGSYAVPVEHAREVRSGDGLRPLPSPRAGVAGVVSRGDDAVPVLDSLGGGGGHILMLEAGNNVFGLLVEQVTGVESFGDDAVAPPPPGQDDAVIAGVVQEGDVMVLVVDVPVLAQSLRS